From the genome of Streptomyces sp. NBC_01116, one region includes:
- a CDS encoding DUF3117 domain-containing protein: MAAMKPRTGDGPLEVTKEGRGIVMRVPLEGGGRLVVELTPDEADALGDALKKVVG, encoded by the coding sequence ATGGCGGCCATGAAGCCGCGGACGGGCGACGGCCCGCTCGAGGTGACAAAGGAGGGGCGGGGCATCGTCATGCGCGTTCCGCTCGAAGGCGGCGGTCGGCTTGTTGTCGAGCTGACTCCGGACGAGGCCGATGCCCTCGGCGACGCGCTGAAGAAGGTCGTCGGCTGA
- a CDS encoding O-methyltransferase: MRQLRGQERVITANRQTSWAFADAFVAEDEALHGARERACELGLRSVSPGTGAALRLLAAAADAKAVAEIGTGTGVSGIYLLHGMRPDGVLTTVDPEPERQQFARAAFREAGFATNRARFIPGRALDVLPRLADGGYDLVFCDGDRLESLDVLAESLRLLRPGGLVCFEGVFADGRTVDSAAQPPEVLRLRDLLRAVRESQELMSTLLPVGDGLLCAVRRG, encoded by the coding sequence TTGCGCCAACTACGGGGACAGGAGAGGGTCATCACCGCCAACCGGCAGACGAGCTGGGCGTTCGCCGACGCCTTTGTCGCCGAGGACGAAGCACTGCACGGGGCCCGGGAGCGGGCCTGCGAGCTGGGGCTTCGCTCGGTGTCACCGGGCACCGGCGCCGCGCTGCGCCTGCTGGCAGCCGCCGCCGACGCCAAAGCGGTCGCGGAGATCGGCACGGGCACCGGCGTGTCCGGCATCTACCTCCTGCACGGAATGCGGCCGGACGGAGTCCTGACCACGGTGGACCCCGAGCCCGAGCGCCAGCAGTTCGCCCGTGCGGCGTTCCGCGAGGCGGGCTTCGCCACCAACCGGGCCCGGTTCATTCCCGGCCGCGCCCTGGACGTCCTGCCCCGGCTCGCGGACGGCGGCTACGACCTCGTCTTCTGTGACGGCGACCGGCTGGAGAGCCTCGATGTGCTCGCTGAATCGTTGCGCCTGCTGCGGCCCGGCGGGCTGGTCTGCTTCGAGGGCGTCTTCGCCGACGGCCGCACGGTCGACTCCGCGGCCCAGCCGCCCGAGGTGCTGCGGCTGCGGGACCTGCTGCGGGCGGTGCGCGAGAGCCAGGAGCTGATGTCGACCCTGCTGCCGGTCGGCGACGGCCTGCTCTGCGCGGTCCGGCGCGGCTGA
- the sigE gene encoding RNA polymerase sigma factor SigE yields MVGAPLDTTRADRGGAAAPVDRGGMLRRLLRSAGEPKSVTDIADRSSEDSAPTATFASDADSQAWTPPSWEEIVSTHSGRVYRLAYRLTGNQHDAEDLTQEVFVRVFRSLSTYTPGTFEGWLHRITTNLFLDMVRRKQRIRFDSLGDDAAERLPSREPSPQQVFNDTHFDADVQQALDTLAPEFRAAVVLCDIEGLSYEEIAATLGVKLGTVRSRIHRGRSHLRKALKHRSPEARAEQRSLADAVLAGEGGTA; encoded by the coding sequence ATGGTAGGGGCTCCACTGGACACCACCAGAGCCGATAGGGGAGGTGCGGCTGCGCCTGTGGACCGGGGAGGGATGCTGCGGCGTCTCCTCAGGTCGGCCGGTGAGCCGAAATCCGTGACCGACATTGCTGACCGTTCTTCCGAAGACTCCGCACCAACCGCGACCTTCGCCTCTGATGCGGATTCTCAGGCGTGGACCCCGCCCTCATGGGAAGAGATCGTCAGCACGCACAGCGGTCGTGTGTACCGCCTCGCCTACCGGCTGACGGGAAACCAGCACGACGCCGAGGACCTGACCCAGGAGGTCTTCGTCCGGGTGTTCCGCTCGCTGTCGACGTACACGCCCGGCACCTTCGAGGGCTGGCTCCACCGCATCACCACCAATCTCTTCCTGGACATGGTCCGGCGCAAGCAGCGCATCCGCTTCGACTCGCTCGGCGACGACGCGGCCGAGCGCCTGCCGAGCCGTGAGCCGTCCCCGCAGCAGGTCTTCAACGACACCCACTTCGACGCCGACGTGCAGCAGGCGCTGGACACCCTCGCGCCCGAATTCCGTGCGGCCGTGGTCCTCTGCGACATCGAGGGCCTCAGCTACGAGGAGATCGCCGCGACCCTCGGGGTGAAGCTCGGCACCGTCCGCAGCCGTATCCACCGCGGCCGCTCGCACCTGCGCAAGGCGCTCAAGCACCGTTCGCCCGAGGCCCGCGCCGAGCAGCGGTCCCTGGCGGACGCGGTCCTGGCGGGGGAGGGCGGAACGGCGTGA
- a CDS encoding anti-sigma factor yields MSGTGPTPAEAHLGDRLAALVDGELKHDARERVLAHLATCAKCKAEADAQRRLKSAFAMSSSPSPSEGFLARLQGLPGGPGGDDTGSGGPFGGRGPFADEFFPGLRPSGGSTRTDTASSPLDGFGYLPAAHGSTAVLPGGPASGSVFRIHDVARDADRSPWRGRRFAFAAASAVSLAAIALGGTLPLGSGPEPSLRAEGAGNNVTPLDAATRAENGAKAVSRRGGGALAVTGDGRAAERPGFGTAPAGTNRVPSTLSGATPVVPSVTPPVNRQGPPTAPPLFGVQAAGGHPFTLPVLNVSVSPLIRPAMSGSGTPLLAAALGGGATPKAVPSSVAPGSPANDLASPLSPRP; encoded by the coding sequence GTGAGCGGCACAGGACCCACCCCCGCGGAAGCGCACCTGGGGGACCGACTCGCCGCGCTGGTCGACGGCGAGCTGAAACACGACGCCCGCGAGCGGGTCCTGGCCCACCTGGCGACCTGCGCCAAGTGCAAGGCCGAGGCCGACGCCCAGCGCCGCCTCAAGAGCGCTTTCGCCATGTCCTCCTCCCCTTCGCCCTCCGAGGGGTTCCTGGCCCGCTTGCAGGGCCTTCCCGGGGGTCCTGGCGGCGACGACACCGGCTCCGGCGGACCGTTCGGCGGTCGGGGGCCCTTCGCCGACGAGTTCTTCCCCGGGCTGCGGCCCTCCGGCGGCAGCACCCGCACCGACACCGCGTCCTCCCCCCTGGACGGCTTCGGCTACCTCCCCGCCGCCCACGGCTCCACCGCAGTGCTGCCCGGCGGCCCCGCCTCCGGTTCGGTCTTCCGCATACACGACGTGGCCCGCGACGCGGACCGCTCGCCCTGGCGCGGGCGGCGCTTCGCGTTCGCCGCGGCCAGCGCCGTCTCCCTCGCGGCCATCGCGCTGGGCGGCACCCTGCCGCTGGGCTCCGGCCCCGAGCCCTCCCTGCGCGCCGAGGGCGCCGGCAACAACGTCACCCCGCTCGACGCCGCGACCCGTGCCGAGAACGGCGCGAAAGCGGTAAGCCGCCGGGGCGGCGGCGCCCTCGCGGTGACCGGCGACGGCCGGGCGGCCGAGCGGCCCGGTTTCGGCACGGCCCCCGCCGGGACGAACCGGGTGCCCTCGACGCTCAGCGGTGCGACACCGGTGGTTCCGTCCGTCACCCCTCCGGTGAACCGGCAGGGCCCGCCGACCGCCCCGCCGCTGTTCGGCGTGCAGGCCGCGGGCGGGCACCCCTTCACGCTCCCCGTGCTGAACGTGTCCGTGTCGCCACTGATACGCCCGGCGATGTCCGGCAGCGGCACCCCGCTGCTGGCGGCGGCGCTCGGCGGCGGTGCGACACCCAAGGCGGTCCCCTCCTCGGTGGCCCCGGGCTCGCCCGCCAACGATCTGGCGAGCCCGCTTTCCCCCCGGCCCTGA
- a CDS encoding trypsin-like peptidase domain-containing protein, with amino-acid sequence MDDGKPTGPQAKWWSRPTAGRAERTEPDSGPAPSDARPGPAEDREPTAPDPATTPAPAPAPDRMAPAPPSDLAGRPEEHAGQEVPRPRPSGAPLHEPDEYSTPPYGGPGPWAPAPPVQRPTPAHGTVVPPGAGTPAPPYAGTNGAGTPPPAPAPAPAPAPAPRSAPADAFTPPGSHAQAHAPAQHTVAPGAHAAHAPQPPHGAPEQPPHGAPEHQGQHPAPHPRAQQHTQWLQYDPWGAPGQPLTRPGPPEGAEPGRGKKRRGGAFMGVLLLTLVAGGIGGGVGAYIERNGGLTTVELPQAGRDTGDRAPDSVAGIAASALPSVVTLHVSGTAESGTGTGFVLDGQGHILTNNHVVAPAGTSGDITVTFSSGETASAELVGKDSGYDLAVVKVRGVSGLKPLPLGNSDNVQVGDPVVAIGAPFDLSNTVTSGIISAKQRPITAGGEKGDGSDISYVDALQTDAPINPGNSGGPLVDTQAHVIGINSAIRAADSAKGPEAGGQSGSIGLGFAIPINQGKRVAEELISTGKATHPVIGVTLDMKYTGDGAKVGTEGADGAPAVAKDGPAARAGIRSGDVITHVKGQRVHSGEELIVKIRAHRPGDELDLKLTRGGEERTVTLTLGSASGT; translated from the coding sequence ATGGACGACGGGAAGCCCACCGGGCCGCAGGCGAAGTGGTGGAGCCGCCCCACGGCGGGGCGTGCCGAGCGCACGGAGCCGGACAGCGGGCCGGCCCCGTCCGACGCTCGGCCGGGCCCGGCCGAGGACCGCGAACCGACGGCCCCGGACCCGGCCACGACCCCGGCCCCGGCCCCGGCTCCGGATCGCATGGCCCCGGCGCCGCCTTCCGACCTCGCGGGCCGGCCGGAGGAGCACGCAGGCCAGGAGGTTCCGCGGCCCCGCCCGTCCGGGGCCCCGCTGCACGAGCCCGACGAGTACAGCACCCCGCCCTACGGCGGCCCCGGCCCCTGGGCGCCCGCCCCGCCGGTGCAGCGGCCCACCCCGGCCCACGGCACCGTCGTACCGCCGGGGGCCGGAACACCGGCCCCGCCGTACGCCGGGACGAACGGCGCCGGAACCCCGCCCCCCGCGCCGGCGCCCGCCCCGGCCCCGGCCCCGGCGCCGCGATCCGCTCCCGCCGACGCCTTCACGCCCCCGGGGTCCCACGCGCAGGCCCACGCGCCTGCCCAGCACACGGTGGCCCCCGGGGCCCACGCCGCCCACGCACCGCAGCCGCCGCACGGAGCCCCCGAGCAGCCGCCGCACGGAGCCCCCGAGCACCAGGGGCAGCACCCCGCGCCGCACCCGCGGGCGCAGCAGCACACGCAGTGGCTCCAGTACGACCCGTGGGGCGCTCCCGGGCAGCCGCTGACCCGTCCGGGACCGCCCGAGGGCGCCGAGCCCGGCCGCGGGAAGAAGCGCCGTGGCGGGGCGTTCATGGGGGTGCTCCTGCTCACCCTGGTCGCCGGCGGCATCGGCGGCGGCGTCGGCGCGTACATCGAGCGCAACGGCGGCCTGACCACCGTCGAGCTGCCGCAGGCGGGCCGCGACACCGGCGACCGGGCCCCCGACAGCGTCGCGGGCATCGCCGCCAGCGCCCTGCCCAGCGTGGTCACCCTGCATGTCAGCGGCACCGCCGAGTCCGGCACGGGCACCGGCTTCGTCCTCGACGGCCAGGGCCACATCCTCACCAACAACCACGTCGTCGCCCCGGCCGGGACCAGCGGCGACATCACCGTGACGTTCAGCAGCGGCGAGACGGCGTCCGCCGAGCTCGTCGGCAAGGACAGCGGCTACGACCTCGCGGTCGTCAAGGTCCGCGGGGTCTCCGGACTCAAGCCCCTGCCGCTCGGCAACTCCGACAACGTCCAGGTCGGCGACCCGGTGGTGGCCATCGGCGCCCCCTTCGACCTGTCCAACACGGTGACCTCGGGCATCATCAGCGCCAAGCAGCGGCCGATCACCGCGGGCGGCGAGAAGGGCGACGGCAGCGACATCAGCTACGTCGACGCCCTCCAGACCGACGCCCCGATCAACCCGGGCAACTCCGGCGGACCGCTGGTCGACACCCAGGCCCACGTCATCGGCATCAACAGCGCCATCCGCGCCGCCGACAGCGCCAAGGGCCCCGAGGCGGGCGGCCAGTCCGGCTCCATCGGCCTCGGCTTCGCGATACCCATCAACCAGGGCAAGCGCGTCGCCGAGGAGCTGATCAGCACGGGCAAGGCCACCCATCCCGTCATCGGCGTCACGCTGGACATGAAGTACACCGGCGACGGGGCCAAGGTCGGCACGGAGGGCGCCGACGGCGCGCCCGCCGTCGCGAAGGACGGCCCCGCCGCCCGGGCGGGCATCCGGTCCGGCGACGTCATCACCCACGTCAAGGGCCAGCGGGTGCACAGCGGCGAGGAGCTGATCGTCAAGATCCGGGCCCACCGCCCCGGCGACGAGCTCGACCTCAAGCTGACCCGCGGCGGCGAGGAGCGCACGGTGACCCTGACGCTCGGCTCGGCGAGCGGCACGTGA
- a CDS encoding sec-independent translocase, translated as MFNDIGALELLTLGVLAVLVFGPDKLPKLIQDVTRTIRKIREFSDSAKEDIRSELGPQFKDFEFEDLNPKTFVRKQLMDGNDDLGLKEIRESFDLRKDLADVTDAVNGRTPTASDTANSAANGSAGASSDGTVTSLTKTGDTAPDLLKKTPQQTQPERPPFDADAT; from the coding sequence GTGTTCAATGACATTGGCGCACTGGAGCTGTTGACGCTCGGGGTGCTGGCCGTGCTGGTCTTCGGCCCCGACAAGCTGCCCAAGCTGATCCAGGACGTCACGCGCACCATCCGTAAGATCCGCGAGTTCTCCGACAGCGCGAAGGAAGACATCCGCTCGGAGCTGGGCCCGCAGTTCAAGGACTTCGAGTTCGAGGACCTCAACCCCAAGACGTTCGTCCGCAAGCAGCTGATGGACGGCAACGACGACCTGGGGCTGAAGGAGATCCGCGAGAGCTTCGACCTGCGCAAGGACCTGGCCGACGTCACCGACGCGGTCAACGGGCGCACCCCGACCGCGTCCGATACCGCCAACAGTGCGGCGAACGGCTCGGCGGGCGCGTCGTCGGACGGCACGGTGACCAGCCTCACCAAGACCGGCGACACCGCCCCTGACCTGCTGAAGAAGACCCCGCAGCAGACGCAGCCCGAGCGCCCGCCGTTCGATGCGGACGCCACCTGA
- a CDS encoding Mrp/NBP35 family ATP-binding protein encodes MATEDAVLEALATVNDPEIHRPITELGMVKSVEIDPDGVVAVTVYLTVSGCPMRETITRNVTEAVARVEGVSRVEVTLDVMSDEQRKDLANSLRGGTAEREVPFAQPGSLTRVYAVASGKGGVGKSSVTVNLAAAMAADGLKVGVVDADIYGHSVPRMLGADGKPTQVENMIMPPSAHGVKVISIGMFTPGNAPVVWRGPMLHRALQQFLADVFWGDLDVLLLDLPPGTGDIAISVAQLVPNAEILVVTTPQQAAAEVAERAGSIAVQTHQKIVGVVENMSGMPCPHCDEMVDVFGSGGGARVAEGLTRTVGAEVPVLGSIPIDVRLREGGDEGKPVVLSDPDSPAGSALRSIAQKLGGRQRGLSGMSLGITPRNKF; translated from the coding sequence ATGGCTACGGAAGACGCGGTGCTTGAGGCACTGGCGACAGTGAACGACCCGGAGATCCACCGCCCGATCACCGAGCTGGGCATGGTGAAATCGGTCGAGATCGATCCTGACGGTGTAGTCGCTGTCACGGTGTATCTCACGGTCTCCGGCTGTCCGATGCGCGAGACGATCACCCGGAACGTGACCGAGGCGGTCGCCCGGGTCGAGGGCGTCTCGCGGGTCGAGGTGACCCTCGACGTCATGAGCGACGAACAGCGCAAGGACCTGGCGAACTCGCTGCGCGGCGGCACCGCCGAGCGGGAGGTGCCCTTCGCCCAGCCCGGCTCGCTGACCCGGGTGTACGCGGTCGCCTCCGGCAAGGGCGGCGTCGGCAAGTCGTCGGTGACGGTGAACCTCGCCGCGGCGATGGCGGCCGACGGGCTGAAGGTCGGCGTCGTGGACGCGGACATCTACGGGCACAGCGTGCCCCGGATGCTCGGTGCGGACGGCAAGCCCACCCAGGTCGAGAACATGATCATGCCGCCGTCCGCGCACGGTGTGAAGGTCATCTCCATCGGCATGTTCACCCCGGGCAACGCGCCCGTGGTCTGGCGCGGTCCGATGCTGCACCGGGCGCTCCAGCAGTTCCTCGCCGATGTGTTCTGGGGCGACCTGGACGTCCTGCTGCTCGACCTGCCGCCGGGCACCGGCGACATCGCGATCTCGGTCGCACAGCTCGTGCCGAACGCGGAGATCCTGGTCGTCACGACCCCGCAGCAGGCGGCGGCCGAGGTGGCCGAGCGGGCCGGCTCGATCGCCGTGCAGACCCACCAGAAGATCGTCGGCGTGGTGGAGAACATGTCGGGCATGCCGTGCCCGCACTGCGACGAGATGGTCGACGTGTTCGGCTCGGGCGGCGGCGCACGGGTCGCCGAGGGGCTGACGCGGACCGTCGGCGCCGAGGTGCCGGTGCTCGGCTCGATCCCGATCGACGTACGGCTGCGCGAGGGCGGCGACGAGGGCAAGCCGGTCGTCCTGTCCGACCCCGACTCCCCGGCCGGCAGCGCGCTGCGCTCGATCGCGCAGAAGCTGGGCGGCCGTCAGCGCGGCCTGTCGGGCATGTCGCTGGGGATCACCCCGCGCAACAAGTTCTGA
- a CDS encoding DUF1003 domain-containing protein has protein sequence MAGDERAKAASTGASGLVRPPRTRLDQPKDPRRRLLPEYDPEAFGRFSERIARFLGTGRFIVWMTLIIIVWVLWNIFAPEDLRFDQYPFIFLTLMLSLQASYAAPLILLAQNRQDDRDRVTHEQDRKQNERSIADTEYLTREIAALRMGLGEVATRDWIRSELQDMVRDLEDRQGRFPAESDEGDR, from the coding sequence ATGGCGGGCGATGAGCGGGCGAAGGCGGCGTCGACCGGCGCCTCGGGCCTGGTGCGGCCCCCGCGCACCCGGCTGGACCAGCCGAAGGACCCGCGCCGGCGGCTGCTGCCGGAGTACGACCCGGAGGCGTTCGGCCGGTTCTCGGAGCGGATCGCGCGGTTCCTGGGGACCGGGCGGTTCATCGTCTGGATGACGCTGATCATCATCGTCTGGGTGCTCTGGAACATCTTCGCGCCCGAGGACCTGCGCTTCGACCAGTACCCGTTCATCTTCCTGACGCTGATGCTGTCGCTCCAGGCCTCCTACGCCGCGCCGCTGATCCTCCTGGCGCAGAACCGTCAGGACGACCGCGACCGGGTCACGCACGAGCAGGACCGCAAGCAGAACGAGCGCTCCATCGCCGACACCGAGTACCTGACGCGGGAGATCGCGGCGCTGCGCATGGGCCTGGGCGAGGTCGCCACCCGGGACTGGATCCGCTCGGAGCTCCAGGACATGGTGAGGGACCTGGAGGACCGGCAGGGGCGCTTCCCGGCCGAGAGTGACGAAGGCGACCGCTGA
- a CDS encoding magnesium transporter MgtE N-terminal domain-containing protein, with the protein MAAVTPRVFVSHLSGVPVFDPNGDQVGRVRDLVAMLRVGGRPPRILGLVVEVISRRRIFLPMTRVTGVESGQVITTGVVNMRRFEQRPTERLVLGEFLDRRVRLVEGHGEEGEEVTVLDVAIQQLPARRDWEIDKYFVRKGRGGALRRKGETLTVEWSAVSGFSLDEHGQGAESLVATFERLRPTDVANALHHLSPKRRAEVAAALDDDRLADVLEELPEDDQVEIIGKLAEERAADVLEAMDPDDAADLLSELPEEDKERLLALMRPDDAADVRRLMSYEERTAGGLMTTEPIVLLPDATVADALARVRQADLSPALAAQVYVCRSPDDTPTGKYLGTVHFQRLLRDPPFTLVSSIVDSDLVPLSPDTPLPTVTSYLAAYNMVSVPVVDETGSLLGAVTVDDVLDHLLPDDWRETDLHGEEGIGHGGR; encoded by the coding sequence ATGGCGGCAGTCACCCCCAGGGTCTTCGTCTCGCACCTGTCCGGTGTACCCGTTTTCGACCCGAACGGGGACCAGGTCGGCCGGGTCCGCGACCTGGTGGCGATGCTGCGGGTCGGCGGCCGTCCGCCGCGCATCCTGGGCCTGGTGGTCGAGGTGATCAGCCGCCGGCGGATCTTCCTGCCGATGACCCGGGTGACGGGCGTCGAGTCCGGCCAGGTCATCACCACCGGCGTCGTCAACATGCGGCGCTTCGAACAGCGGCCCACCGAACGTCTCGTCCTCGGCGAGTTCCTGGACCGGCGGGTGCGGCTGGTGGAGGGCCACGGCGAGGAAGGTGAGGAGGTCACCGTCCTGGACGTGGCCATCCAGCAGCTGCCGGCCCGCCGCGACTGGGAGATCGACAAGTACTTCGTCCGCAAGGGGCGCGGCGGGGCGCTGCGCCGCAAGGGCGAGACCCTGACGGTGGAGTGGTCGGCGGTCAGCGGCTTCTCGCTGGACGAGCACGGCCAGGGCGCGGAGAGCCTGGTCGCCACGTTCGAGCGGCTGCGGCCCACCGACGTGGCGAACGCCCTGCACCACCTCTCGCCGAAACGCCGGGCGGAGGTCGCCGCCGCCCTGGACGACGACCGGCTCGCCGACGTGCTGGAGGAGCTGCCCGAGGACGACCAGGTGGAGATCATCGGCAAGCTCGCCGAGGAGCGGGCCGCCGACGTCCTGGAGGCGATGGACCCCGACGACGCGGCCGACCTGCTGTCCGAGCTGCCGGAGGAGGACAAGGAGCGGCTGCTGGCGCTGATGCGGCCGGACGACGCCGCCGACGTCCGCCGTCTGATGTCGTACGAGGAGCGGACGGCGGGCGGTCTGATGACGACCGAGCCGATCGTGCTGCTGCCCGACGCGACGGTGGCCGACGCGCTGGCCCGCGTACGGCAGGCGGACCTGTCCCCGGCGCTCGCCGCGCAGGTGTACGTGTGCCGCTCGCCCGACGACACCCCGACCGGGAAGTACCTGGGCACGGTGCACTTCCAGCGGCTGCTGCGCGACCCGCCGTTCACCCTGGTCAGCTCGATCGTCGACAGCGACCTGGTGCCGCTGTCGCCGGACACCCCGCTGCCGACGGTCACCAGCTATCTCGCCGCGTACAACATGGTCTCGGTGCCCGTCGTGGACGAGACCGGTTCGCTGCTGGGCGCGGTGACCGTGGACGACGTCCTGGACCACCTGCTGCCGGACGACTGGCGCGAGACGGATCTGCACGGGGAGGAGGGGATCGGTCATGGCGGGCGATGA
- a CDS encoding magnesium and cobalt transport protein CorA, with amino-acid sequence MSMIRDLRAAVRPSLRPSLRKNSAPYSAYDSTRDPSASSAVVDCAVYRDGRRLATPAAPTPHEAMLQVREEGGFAWIGLHEPTEAEFAGIAREFGLHPLAVEDAVHAHQRPKLERYDDTLFTVFKTIHYVEHAELTATSEVVETGEVMCFTGRDFVITVRHGGQGSLRALRHRLQDDPELLAKGPSAVLHAIADHVVDGYIAVAEAVQDDIDEVEIDVFSTPAKGSPRGSDAGRIYQLKREVLEFKRAVSPLLRPMQLLSERPMRLIDPDIQKYFRDVADHLARVQEEVLGFDELLNSILQANLAQATVTQNEDMRKITSWAAIIAVPTMICGVYGMNFDHMPELQWKYGYPLVLGVIGAVCFSIHRILKRNGWL; translated from the coding sequence ATGTCGATGATCCGTGACCTGCGCGCCGCCGTGCGCCCGTCCCTGCGCCCGTCCCTCCGTAAGAACAGCGCCCCCTACAGCGCGTACGACTCCACGCGCGACCCGTCCGCCTCCAGCGCCGTCGTCGACTGCGCCGTCTACCGCGACGGCCGCCGGCTGGCGACGCCCGCGGCCCCGACGCCGCACGAGGCCATGCTCCAGGTGCGGGAGGAGGGCGGCTTCGCGTGGATCGGTCTGCACGAGCCTACCGAGGCCGAGTTCGCGGGCATCGCCCGGGAGTTCGGGCTGCACCCGCTGGCCGTCGAGGACGCCGTCCACGCCCACCAGCGGCCCAAGCTGGAGCGTTACGACGACACGCTGTTCACCGTCTTCAAGACGATCCACTACGTGGAGCACGCCGAACTGACCGCGACCAGCGAGGTCGTGGAGACCGGCGAGGTGATGTGCTTCACCGGCCGGGACTTCGTCATCACCGTCCGGCACGGCGGCCAGGGCTCCCTGCGCGCCCTGCGCCACCGCCTCCAGGACGATCCGGAACTGCTCGCCAAGGGCCCCTCCGCCGTGCTGCACGCCATCGCCGACCATGTGGTCGACGGGTACATCGCGGTGGCCGAGGCCGTGCAGGACGACATCGACGAGGTGGAGATCGACGTCTTCTCCACCCCGGCCAAGGGCAGCCCGCGCGGTTCGGACGCGGGCCGGATCTACCAGCTCAAGCGCGAGGTGCTGGAGTTCAAGCGGGCCGTCTCGCCGCTGCTGCGGCCGATGCAGCTGCTGAGCGAGCGTCCGATGCGGCTGATCGACCCCGACATCCAGAAGTACTTCCGCGACGTCGCCGACCACCTCGCCCGGGTCCAGGAGGAGGTCCTCGGCTTCGACGAACTGCTGAACTCGATCCTCCAGGCCAATCTGGCGCAGGCGACCGTCACGCAGAACGAGGACATGCGCAAGATCACCTCCTGGGCGGCGATCATCGCCGTGCCGACGATGATCTGCGGCGTCTACGGCATGAACTTCGACCACATGCCCGAGTTGCAGTGGAAGTACGGCTATCCGCTGGTGCTCGGCGTCATCGGGGCGGTCTGTTTCTCCATCCACCGCATCCTCAAGCGCAACGGCTGGCTCTGA
- a CDS encoding suppressor of fused domain protein, with product MAEILALVEARLVSALGEPDARADVTFLGTDRIEVLRFLDGDVVRYATLGMSGQPMADPTSPLADPVKGPRAELVLSVRGGLADTDQVLRPLAVLAASPQVEGLIVAAGASLDLGEPLWTGAPFTSVLVAESGGLVEDLELDEPMDPVRFLPLLPMTRNEAAWKRVRGAQELQERWLTHGTDLRDPLRTSVPLD from the coding sequence ATGGCAGAAATTCTCGCTCTGGTCGAGGCCCGGCTCGTCTCCGCCCTCGGGGAACCGGACGCCCGCGCCGACGTCACGTTCCTGGGCACCGACCGCATCGAGGTGCTGCGCTTCCTCGACGGCGACGTGGTGCGCTACGCGACGCTCGGCATGTCCGGTCAGCCGATGGCCGACCCCACCTCCCCGCTCGCCGACCCGGTGAAGGGCCCCCGCGCCGAGCTGGTCCTGTCCGTACGGGGCGGGCTCGCCGACACCGACCAGGTGCTGCGCCCGCTCGCCGTGCTGGCCGCGTCCCCGCAGGTCGAGGGGTTGATCGTGGCCGCCGGCGCCTCGCTGGACCTGGGGGAGCCGCTGTGGACCGGGGCGCCGTTCACCTCGGTGCTGGTCGCGGAGTCCGGCGGTCTGGTGGAGGACCTGGAGCTGGACGAGCCGATGGACCCGGTGCGCTTCCTGCCGCTGCTGCCGATGACGCGCAACGAGGCCGCCTGGAAGCGGGTGCGCGGCGCGCAGGAGCTCCAGGAGCGGTGGCTGACGCACGGTACGGACCTGCGCGACCCGCTGCGCACGTCCGTACCGCTGGACTGA